One segment of Fibrobacter sp. UWB10 DNA contains the following:
- the pyrF gene encoding orotidine-5'-phosphate decarboxylase → MNFQARLEERIAKCGNPICLGMDPVMKLIDPCCPEGSAEDKIKRFYSEILESCLKRNVTPAVVKPNSAYYECVSVQAMLVLQQLIADYRSAGIPVILDAKRGDIGKSSAAYATAAYDVYKADAVTVSPWMGADSVGPFIRENSENGAYVLLRTSNKGAHDFQDLPVVRGDDPRDVAEAFYSVADKIMEWDANLGYLGAVVGATHPEELEKITAYTVAHKHEIPFLIPGVSIPGVPGGQGGDAKTVLTAIANGGGKRKFHVLNSSSGLNFAYQRSGHPENFASDCVDALEKLAEACQI, encoded by the coding sequence ATGAACTTTCAGGCTCGCTTAGAAGAACGTATCGCTAAGTGCGGTAACCCGATTTGCCTCGGCATGGATCCGGTCATGAAGTTGATCGACCCGTGCTGCCCCGAAGGTAGCGCCGAAGACAAGATCAAGCGTTTTTATTCTGAAATTTTGGAAAGCTGCCTCAAGCGTAACGTGACGCCCGCCGTGGTGAAGCCGAATAGCGCTTACTACGAATGCGTGAGCGTGCAGGCCATGCTCGTGCTGCAGCAGCTGATTGCCGACTACCGTAGTGCTGGTATTCCCGTGATTCTGGATGCCAAGCGTGGTGACATCGGTAAGTCGAGCGCTGCTTACGCAACCGCCGCTTACGATGTGTACAAGGCTGATGCCGTGACGGTTTCTCCTTGGATGGGTGCCGATTCCGTGGGCCCGTTCATTCGCGAAAATTCTGAAAACGGTGCTTACGTTTTGCTCCGCACGAGCAACAAGGGTGCCCATGACTTCCAGGATTTGCCGGTTGTCCGTGGCGATGACCCGCGCGATGTTGCCGAAGCCTTCTATTCCGTAGCAGACAAGATTATGGAATGGGATGCTAACCTCGGCTACCTCGGTGCCGTTGTCGGTGCAACGCATCCTGAAGAACTCGAAAAGATTACCGCTTACACGGTTGCTCACAAGCACGAAATTCCGTTCCTGATTCCGGGCGTGTCTATTCCTGGTGTTCCGGGCGGTCAGGGCGGTGACGCAAAGACCGTGCTTACGGCTATCGCCAACGGCGGTGGCAAGCGCAAGTTCCACGTGCTCAACAGCTCCAGTGGTTTGAACTTTGCTTACCAGCGCAGCGGTCATCCTGAAAACTTCGCAAGCGATTGTGTAGACGCTCTCGAAAAACTCGCAGAGGCCTGCCAGATTTAA
- a CDS encoding RNA methyltransferase, translating to MSEENKKRTVKMTLDRKFGVSEKPERRPRRDDDRDERGGRSFDDRRGDRGDRKFGDKKFGDREGRFDRERRPRRDGDDRGSFGRREGRRPFGERSGDRGRFGGDRRPRREFASAGAPIYRQRPEEQKEEVEEVLDEAALEARVAQAEASEDSNFNPPWYKKLLALTTEKGREREGKFLGEGVHVVQELVSNHRELVMGVYVTESFNDEALVEQINEAEIRLNVLTDEQMKRLSSTMTTQGVIAVARIASKKPVYESSRSVITLVDAVQDPGNLGTIFRTSLGFGSDGMILGRGTVSPFNPKVVRGSSGTFLRVPFEFDVDLVDQINFLRSKGYTIIATDLHAKQSLRQIPQNKLRKMAFLVGNEGAGTNPYFIELADETVKIPMSSELESLNVAVAHGILSYEAAQIQEDLK from the coding sequence ATGAGCGAAGAAAATAAAAAACGCACCGTAAAGATGACTCTGGACCGTAAGTTCGGAGTGAGCGAAAAGCCTGAACGTCGTCCGCGCCGTGACGATGACCGCGATGAACGCGGTGGCCGTTCTTTCGACGATCGCAGGGGCGACCGTGGAGACCGCAAGTTTGGCGACAAGAAGTTTGGTGACCGCGAAGGCCGCTTTGACCGTGAACGCCGTCCGCGTCGCGACGGTGATGACCGTGGCTCCTTTGGTCGCCGCGAAGGTCGCCGTCCGTTTGGTGAACGCTCGGGGGATAGGGGTCGCTTTGGTGGCGACCGTCGCCCGCGCCGCGAATTTGCATCTGCCGGCGCTCCGATTTACCGCCAGCGCCCTGAAGAACAGAAGGAAGAAGTCGAAGAAGTATTGGACGAAGCCGCACTCGAAGCCCGCGTGGCTCAGGCAGAAGCTTCTGAAGATTCCAACTTCAATCCGCCTTGGTACAAGAAGCTTTTGGCTCTTACGACCGAAAAGGGCCGCGAACGCGAAGGTAAGTTCCTTGGCGAAGGCGTGCATGTGGTGCAGGAACTCGTGAGCAACCATCGCGAACTCGTGATGGGCGTCTATGTGACGGAATCCTTTAACGACGAAGCCTTGGTTGAACAAATTAACGAAGCCGAAATCAGACTGAATGTGCTTACCGACGAACAGATGAAGCGTCTGTCTTCGACCATGACCACGCAGGGTGTGATTGCCGTTGCCCGCATTGCAAGCAAGAAGCCGGTTTATGAATCGAGCCGCAGCGTGATTACGCTCGTGGACGCCGTGCAGGATCCAGGTAACCTCGGAACGATTTTCCGCACGAGCCTCGGCTTTGGTTCCGACGGCATGATTCTTGGCCGCGGCACCGTGAGCCCGTTCAACCCGAAGGTTGTGCGCGGTTCCTCGGGCACCTTCCTCCGCGTGCCTTTCGAATTCGATGTCGATCTCGTTGACCAGATTAACTTCTTGCGCAGCAAGGGTTACACCATCATTGCAACTGACTTGCACGCCAAGCAGTCCCTGCGCCAGATTCCGCAGAACAAGCTTCGCAAGATGGCGTTCCTCGTGGGTAACGAAGGTGCAGGCACCAACCCGTACTTCATTGAACTTGCCGACGAAACGGTGAAGATTCCGATGAGCAGCGAGCTCGAATCCTTGAACGTCGCTGTTGCTCACGGTATCCTTAGCTACGAAGCAGCCCAGATTCAAGAGGACCTTAAGTAA
- the dxs gene encoding 1-deoxy-D-xylulose-5-phosphate synthase encodes MDLKNIKSPQDIKHCSVEELYNLASQIRETIIGQVAKHGGHLASSLGVVELTLALHYVFNAPDDKIVWDVGHQAYVHKLLTGRFDRFETLRQQGGISGFLKRNESEYDCYGAGHATTSISAALGFAVARDHFKRKNSVVAVIGDGSMTGGMAYEAINNAGLSKQNMTIILNDNKMSIAPNVGNFSKYLNRVISDPVYNKMRSDLDRLMKRLPGILGSRFRDLFLQAENAAKTVVKPGRFFEDLGIRYFGPIDGHDINELIMLLQRVKEQPGPCLVHILTEKGRGLDAAVKNPTKWHGIGPFDPESGLPLSPGKPNPSLTHVFGNTLLELAKKDDRIIGITAAMPTGCGMDIVARELPDRVIDVGIAEEHALTFASGLACDGVVPVVAIYSSFMQRAYDQIMHDIALQNLHVVMVLDRAGLVGADGPTHHGAFDLSFLRTVPGITILAPSNENELRDMVRAAIDMKGPVAIRYPRGTALEEHLKPAPETVDVKLPKVLEEGKDILLLGAGFMTNELKKTAAVLRENGKNATVVDARIIKPLDTEAYRKLFDAHKTIVTLEDNTLVGGFGSAVAELIADLGYTDKRLLRFGLPDHFVEQGEIPALFKLLKIDGESVAKQIMEKV; translated from the coding sequence ATGGACCTTAAGAATATCAAGTCCCCCCAGGACATAAAGCATTGCTCTGTCGAGGAGCTTTACAACCTGGCGTCGCAGATCCGCGAGACCATCATCGGTCAAGTGGCTAAGCATGGCGGTCACCTGGCTTCTAGCCTGGGTGTGGTGGAACTGACGCTCGCTCTCCATTATGTGTTCAACGCTCCTGACGACAAGATTGTGTGGGACGTAGGGCACCAGGCTTATGTCCACAAGCTTTTGACGGGTCGTTTCGACCGCTTCGAGACGCTTCGCCAGCAGGGTGGCATTTCCGGATTCTTGAAGAGGAACGAAAGCGAATACGACTGCTATGGCGCAGGACACGCGACGACCTCTATTTCGGCTGCACTTGGCTTTGCTGTTGCCCGTGACCATTTTAAGCGCAAGAACAGCGTGGTGGCTGTTATCGGTGATGGTTCCATGACGGGCGGTATGGCTTACGAAGCCATCAACAACGCAGGACTTTCGAAGCAGAACATGACCATCATCTTGAACGATAACAAGATGAGCATTGCTCCGAACGTGGGTAACTTCAGCAAGTACCTGAACCGCGTGATTTCGGACCCGGTCTACAACAAGATGCGTTCGGACTTGGATCGCTTGATGAAGCGTCTTCCGGGCATTTTGGGTTCTCGTTTCCGCGATTTGTTCTTGCAGGCTGAAAATGCCGCGAAGACGGTGGTGAAGCCGGGCCGATTCTTCGAAGACTTGGGGATTCGTTACTTTGGCCCGATCGATGGCCATGACATTAACGAACTCATTATGCTGTTGCAGCGCGTCAAGGAACAGCCGGGCCCGTGCCTAGTGCATATCTTGACCGAGAAGGGACGCGGCCTGGATGCGGCCGTCAAGAACCCGACCAAGTGGCATGGCATTGGACCTTTCGACCCTGAAAGTGGATTGCCGCTTTCTCCGGGAAAACCGAACCCGTCTTTGACGCATGTGTTCGGAAATACTTTGCTTGAACTCGCTAAGAAAGATGACCGCATTATCGGCATTACGGCTGCGATGCCTACCGGTTGCGGTATGGACATTGTGGCCCGTGAACTTCCTGACCGCGTGATTGACGTGGGTATTGCCGAAGAACATGCGCTTACCTTTGCCTCGGGCCTTGCCTGCGATGGCGTGGTTCCGGTGGTTGCGATTTATTCAAGCTTTATGCAGCGCGCTTATGACCAGATTATGCACGATATCGCCTTGCAGAACTTGCATGTGGTGATGGTGCTTGACCGAGCGGGCCTGGTCGGAGCCGATGGCCCGACTCACCATGGCGCGTTCGACTTGTCATTCTTGCGCACGGTGCCGGGTATTACCATCTTGGCGCCGAGCAACGAAAACGAACTGCGCGACATGGTGCGCGCGGCTATCGACATGAAGGGACCTGTCGCGATCCGATATCCGCGCGGGACCGCCCTTGAAGAACACCTGAAACCCGCTCCCGAAACCGTGGACGTGAAGCTCCCGAAGGTTTTGGAAGAAGGCAAGGATATCTTGCTTTTGGGTGCAGGCTTCATGACCAACGAACTCAAGAAGACGGCTGCCGTTCTCCGCGAAAACGGGAAGAACGCCACAGTCGTGGATGCTCGCATTATCAAGCCGCTGGATACCGAAGCTTACCGCAAGCTCTTTGATGCTCACAAGACGATCGTGACGCTCGAAGACAACACGTTGGTGGGCGGTTTCGGTTCAGCCGTGGCTGAACTCATTGCTGATCTCGGTTACACCGATAAGCGCCTGTTGCGCTTTGGCTTGCCGGATCATTTTGTGGAACAGGGCGAAATTCCTGCCTTGTTCAAGCTTTTGAAAATTGACGGAGAATCCGTCGCCAAACAAATCATGGAAAAAGTATGA
- a CDS encoding polyprenyl synthetase family protein yields METLEKEAAIALDYLSRISKEAEKKFEEFLPPVADRPERLHEAMRYSMFAGGKRLRPALVRAAFDMFGGKGESVDYAMSALEMLHTFSLIHDDLPCIDNDDFRRGKPTSHKQFGEATAVMAGDALCILAFELMGKTGNAKAIEVLAHLLGTYGMIGGEMIDIECEGKKVDLEIVDYIHYHKTAALIEASLEVGARLANASEDDIKIIRNYGRSIGLAFQIVDDILDIVSTTEELGKDAGSDIEKGKATYPALVGLDKSRERAHELYQESLKALDGLKCDTKILRSIAAFIITRVN; encoded by the coding sequence ATGGAAACCCTTGAAAAAGAAGCGGCTATTGCCCTCGATTACCTGTCCCGCATCTCTAAGGAAGCGGAAAAGAAGTTTGAAGAATTTTTGCCGCCCGTAGCCGACCGTCCGGAAAGGCTCCACGAGGCGATGCGTTATTCCATGTTTGCGGGCGGCAAGAGACTCCGTCCGGCACTTGTACGTGCTGCATTTGACATGTTCGGTGGCAAGGGCGAATCGGTAGATTACGCCATGAGCGCCCTCGAAATGCTCCACACCTTCTCGCTCATTCATGATGACCTGCCCTGCATCGACAACGATGACTTTAGGCGCGGTAAGCCCACAAGCCATAAGCAGTTCGGCGAAGCTACCGCTGTGATGGCAGGCGATGCTCTTTGCATTCTCGCTTTTGAATTGATGGGCAAGACCGGCAACGCGAAGGCAATTGAAGTCCTTGCTCACTTGCTTGGCACCTACGGCATGATCGGTGGCGAAATGATCGACATCGAATGCGAAGGCAAGAAGGTGGACCTGGAAATTGTCGACTACATCCATTACCACAAGACGGCTGCCTTGATTGAAGCCTCGCTGGAAGTGGGTGCCCGCCTTGCAAACGCAAGCGAAGACGACATTAAGATTATTCGCAATTACGGCCGTTCCATTGGCCTTGCGTTCCAGATTGTAGACGACATTCTGGACATTGTTTCTACGACCGAAGAACTGGGCAAGGATGCCGGTTCCGACATCGAAAAGGGTAAGGCAACATACCCGGCTCTCGTGGGTCTCGATAAGTCCCGCGAGCGTGCGCATGAATTGTATCAGGAATCGCTCAAGGCTTTGGATGGCCTGAAGTGCGACACCAAGATTCTGCGCTCCATTGCCGCATTCATCATTACCAGGGTTAACTAA
- a CDS encoding carboxypeptidase-like regulatory domain-containing protein, giving the protein MRKSLFLLPLLSLTVAGLVACSNEEVAGGPGSITTNGLALVDGKPASYATVALRKVDYQESAAIEVNALVVADAYADEKGNFKVDIPADGKYRLTVAHDGVAYSKVVTRSEFAEVGVSEKPDTVRLEPTAVLAGVVDIPEGSSAVWVGIVGTDVLVKTDETGWFALSSIPANDTLQLYFKNEKYNKSLGEKNIFVTPMESVMLDYRTSVPEDSLPEDTVEPEKLLQVLALLKDGTPATYATVALRAADAKVDEYAVQNTMVESDLRTDKNGRFEMEWPEKGEYRLTITKDGFAYSKVYNAKDLAKLDTLRLEATASISSKVTLRTGEEFLWVGVYGLDLLVKTNNAGSYVLPSVPAKDSLDIYFVMPDSANTLYAEWKTIADPYSTKFSNPVMVLQDFEDGIKSWYVNTDPLYKGTTLTPSAKNVADGIVYDSTRKSKVFHGEYKLADDDYAWVLVGTTFEHEMNFSAIDSVVFYAKGDGNIRLSLENYINDNKSLKAATEWLPLSEDWQRISVNPAELCVGNAKTETCFTSWSGVKYLVKQLHIFPQDGTEFYIDDVTLYGALF; this is encoded by the coding sequence ATGAGAAAATCGCTCTTTCTTTTGCCTTTGCTCTCGCTTACTGTAGCGGGCCTTGTGGCTTGTTCCAATGAAGAAGTCGCTGGCGGTCCGGGTAGCATTACTACCAACGGCCTTGCTCTTGTTGATGGTAAGCCGGCATCTTATGCTACAGTGGCTCTCCGTAAGGTTGACTATCAGGAATCTGCTGCAATCGAAGTGAATGCACTTGTCGTTGCTGATGCCTATGCCGACGAAAAGGGTAACTTCAAGGTAGATATTCCTGCCGACGGTAAGTACCGCTTGACGGTGGCTCACGATGGTGTGGCTTATTCCAAGGTGGTGACCCGTAGCGAATTTGCTGAAGTTGGCGTTTCGGAAAAGCCCGATACAGTGCGCCTTGAACCGACGGCAGTTCTTGCCGGTGTCGTAGATATTCCGGAAGGTTCGTCTGCGGTGTGGGTAGGTATTGTGGGTACCGATGTCCTGGTGAAGACCGATGAAACCGGTTGGTTTGCTCTGTCGTCTATCCCGGCAAACGATACCCTGCAGCTGTACTTCAAAAACGAAAAATACAACAAGAGTCTGGGCGAAAAGAACATCTTTGTTACTCCGATGGAATCGGTTATGCTGGATTACCGCACCTCGGTTCCTGAAGATTCTCTTCCAGAAGATACGGTTGAACCCGAAAAGTTGTTGCAAGTCTTGGCTCTGCTTAAGGACGGCACTCCGGCAACGTATGCAACGGTTGCCCTGCGTGCTGCCGATGCCAAGGTCGATGAATACGCCGTGCAGAACACGATGGTGGAATCTGACTTGCGTACCGACAAGAACGGCCGATTCGAAATGGAATGGCCTGAAAAGGGTGAATATCGCTTGACGATTACCAAGGATGGCTTTGCTTATTCCAAGGTTTATAATGCCAAGGATCTTGCTAAGCTTGACACGCTCCGCTTGGAAGCTACCGCCTCTATTTCGAGCAAAGTAACGCTCCGTACTGGCGAAGAATTCCTGTGGGTTGGCGTTTATGGCCTCGATTTGTTGGTCAAGACAAATAATGCTGGTTCCTACGTGTTGCCCAGCGTACCGGCGAAGGATTCGCTCGACATCTACTTTGTGATGCCGGATAGTGCCAACACCCTTTATGCAGAGTGGAAAACTATTGCCGACCCGTATAGCACTAAGTTCTCGAACCCGGTCATGGTGCTTCAGGATTTCGAAGATGGAATCAAGAGCTGGTATGTGAATACGGACCCGCTATATAAGGGCACGACGCTCACGCCTTCGGCAAAGAATGTGGCTGACGGCATTGTGTACGATTCGACTCGTAAGTCCAAGGTGTTCCATGGCGAATACAAGCTTGCCGATGACGATTACGCCTGGGTGCTTGTCGGTACGACTTTTGAACACGAGATGAATTTCTCTGCTATCGATTCTGTGGTGTTCTACGCCAAGGGCGATGGAAACATTCGTCTTTCGCTTGAAAACTACATCAACGATAACAAGAGCTTGAAGGCTGCTACCGAATGGTTGCCGCTGTCCGAGGATTGGCAACGTATTAGCGTGAATCCGGCAGAACTCTGCGTCGGAAATGCAAAGACGGAAACCTGCTTTACCTCTTGGAGTGGGGTGAAGTACTTGGTCAAGCAGCTCCATATTTTCCCGCAGGACGGCACCGAATTCTATATCGATGACGTGACGCTGTACGGCGCCTTGTTCTAA
- a CDS encoding TIGR02147 family protein, with protein sequence MKKIFEYTDYREWLRDAFEDFKQRKTVISWRYMAMKMGADPGNLLRVSQGKIHLPLSLIQPAAEFFELEGKEADYWAEMVYFGRAKTDADALQHYERMQALKGVSLKLLQKKELEFYRHWYYNAIRSVIGICKFKDDYQGLAESCTPNITEKEARDAVKLLADLNMISTDRDGYWKVNDTFVSTGGNWRSQAVRAFQHETIRLADESLDRHQPFLRDISTVTMTFCMDDIQLLREKINAFREDLLRLSQEGTDDDTVFQLNIQMFPLAFTKPLKEKEKEK encoded by the coding sequence ATGAAGAAGATTTTTGAATATACGGACTATCGCGAGTGGTTAAGGGATGCTTTTGAAGATTTTAAGCAGCGGAAGACTGTCATTTCTTGGCGTTACATGGCCATGAAAATGGGGGCCGATCCGGGTAACCTTCTTCGCGTATCGCAGGGCAAGATTCACTTGCCTCTTAGTCTGATACAGCCCGCAGCAGAATTCTTTGAACTTGAAGGTAAAGAAGCCGATTACTGGGCCGAAATGGTGTATTTCGGCCGCGCCAAAACTGACGCTGATGCTCTGCAACACTATGAACGTATGCAGGCCTTGAAAGGTGTTTCTCTTAAGTTGTTGCAAAAGAAGGAACTGGAGTTCTACCGCCATTGGTATTACAATGCAATACGTTCGGTGATTGGTATTTGCAAGTTCAAGGATGACTACCAGGGCTTGGCTGAAAGCTGCACCCCGAATATCACCGAAAAAGAAGCCCGCGATGCCGTGAAGCTGCTTGCGGACCTCAATATGATTTCAACCGACCGTGACGGATACTGGAAGGTGAACGACACCTTTGTCTCGACGGGGGGAAACTGGCGTTCTCAGGCTGTACGTGCTTTCCAGCACGAAACAATCCGCCTCGCCGACGAATCCCTGGACAGACATCAGCCGTTTTTGAGGGATATCAGCACGGTTACCATGACTTTTTGCATGGACGATATCCAACTCTTGCGCGAAAAGATTAACGCTTTCCGTGAAGATTTACTACGTTTATCTCAAGAAGGGACGGATGACGATACTGTATTCCAGTTGAACATCCAGATGTTCCCGTTAGCGTTTACCAAGCCTCTAAAGGAAAAGGAGAAAGAAAAATGA
- a CDS encoding GGDEF domain-containing protein gives MNILIFVLLAITVIALFAHQNGLDVIEPLYLHDYPYLIAETDSADGGASAVKLSRTDSSIIVDYELKEGYAYPYVGVKIFLGDGKTRGKDLSKFDSIFVWVKPRGEGTVRLYMRGYDSTFSRPDDELSLKFNEIEFFPLEETYPAVFVPQEFRVAGWWVAQNEINVHNARVDLSNVPLIEIQTGTNAPLGYGTLEIKGLCFKGKKISKAELSTALVALWFITFFVILMIRFFDYSRERTASKKKREELEKNLRALEIEKSEYEKSSKEDPLTGCLNRAGFSSVLMREQENLSKNDSPVSFVILDIDHFKHVNDTYGHMVGDEVLVNLAKLIQSKIRNTDALVRWGGEEFVILCGDTPIQNAQFLAEKLRMAIENTQLIKQQKITCSFGIAEMIAGEDPKRLFERADKALYASKENGRNRVTSATFRHTR, from the coding sequence ATGAATATTCTGATTTTTGTGCTTTTGGCTATTACGGTCATAGCACTATTTGCGCATCAGAATGGTCTAGACGTCATTGAGCCCCTGTACCTGCACGATTATCCGTACCTCATTGCCGAGACGGACTCTGCCGATGGTGGTGCTTCTGCAGTTAAGCTTTCCCGTACCGATTCTTCCATTATTGTGGACTACGAACTCAAGGAAGGCTATGCCTACCCGTATGTGGGCGTCAAGATTTTCTTGGGTGACGGCAAGACCCGTGGTAAGGACCTGTCCAAGTTCGACAGTATCTTTGTGTGGGTGAAGCCCCGTGGTGAAGGAACTGTACGTCTTTACATGCGCGGTTACGATAGCACTTTCTCGCGCCCCGACGACGAACTGTCGCTCAAGTTCAACGAAATTGAATTTTTCCCGCTTGAAGAAACCTACCCGGCTGTGTTTGTGCCGCAGGAATTCCGTGTGGCCGGTTGGTGGGTTGCCCAGAACGAAATTAACGTCCACAATGCGAGGGTCGACCTGTCGAACGTGCCGCTGATTGAAATCCAGACGGGTACGAACGCTCCGCTTGGTTACGGAACGCTTGAAATCAAGGGCCTTTGCTTCAAGGGCAAGAAGATTTCGAAGGCTGAACTTTCGACGGCACTTGTTGCCCTCTGGTTCATTACCTTCTTCGTGATTTTGATGATCCGCTTCTTTGACTACAGCCGTGAACGTACGGCCAGCAAGAAAAAGCGTGAAGAACTCGAAAAGAACTTGCGCGCTCTCGAAATCGAGAAGAGCGAATACGAAAAGTCCAGCAAGGAAGACCCGCTTACGGGTTGCCTCAACCGTGCTGGCTTTAGCAGCGTGCTCATGCGCGAACAAGAAAACCTGAGCAAGAACGATAGCCCGGTGTCCTTCGTGATTCTGGATATTGACCACTTCAAGCATGTGAACGATACTTACGGCCACATGGTGGGTGACGAAGTCCTGGTGAACCTCGCGAAGCTTATCCAGAGCAAGATTCGTAATACCGACGCCTTGGTGCGTTGGGGTGGCGAAGAATTCGTGATTCTCTGCGGTGATACGCCGATCCAGAATGCTCAGTTCCTTGCTGAAAAGCTCCGTATGGCAATCGAAAATACGCAGCTCATTAAGCAACAAAAGATTACTTGCTCCTTCGGTATTGCCGAAATGATTGCCGGCGAAGACCCGAAGCGCCTGTTCGAACGTGCTGACAAGGCCCTTTACGCCTCTAAGGAAAACGGCCGTAACCGTGTCACGAGCGCGACGTTCCGCCATACTAGGTAG
- a CDS encoding GDSL-type esterase/lipase family protein, with translation MDQFSKNLLFSGRWEHGKDYSRTSAPAAMVQFKATAKSLEFELEGEARFRVDEDGKEIAVFTTNARNVYKVKTTGSAGPHLYRLIKISESNPGGVHLFRVVTDKSGKFEEPPKASNRRIEFIGDSFTVGFGNEGQNGQDESLVFEKTNASKSYAFLIADGFKADFQVNAFSGRGLVRNYDNIVPEWPIPRLYEFTVPGEAPGDIANGVSESSLRYDFNSFHPQVIVLFIGINDFQGNPPYAKHDAFKKAYAELLDKLRKAHPGVRFLLLSTKVWPNDDLTPTVKAIYDAQKAAGKSDLEFMTLTTANVGLLGHPDIHSHEDMTKAIRSVVGRLGRWLSR, from the coding sequence GTGGATCAGTTCTCTAAAAATCTGTTGTTCAGCGGTCGTTGGGAACATGGCAAGGACTATAGCCGTACCAGTGCGCCTGCCGCCATGGTGCAGTTCAAGGCGACGGCCAAGTCGTTGGAATTTGAACTGGAAGGCGAAGCCAGATTCCGTGTCGACGAAGATGGAAAAGAGATTGCCGTGTTTACGACAAATGCACGGAATGTGTATAAAGTAAAAACGACCGGCAGTGCAGGTCCGCACCTTTATCGCCTAATTAAGATTAGCGAAAGCAACCCGGGTGGCGTACACCTTTTTAGAGTGGTAACCGACAAATCGGGCAAGTTTGAAGAACCTCCGAAAGCATCTAATCGACGTATCGAATTCATTGGAGACTCGTTTACAGTGGGCTTTGGAAACGAAGGCCAAAACGGTCAGGACGAATCTCTGGTGTTCGAAAAGACGAATGCCTCTAAGAGCTACGCGTTCTTGATTGCCGACGGTTTCAAGGCTGATTTTCAGGTGAATGCTTTTAGTGGACGCGGTCTAGTACGTAATTATGACAATATCGTACCGGAATGGCCGATTCCTCGCTTGTATGAATTTACGGTTCCGGGAGAAGCTCCGGGTGATATCGCCAATGGCGTTTCGGAATCTTCGCTGCGCTATGATTTTAATTCATTCCATCCGCAAGTCATAGTCCTTTTCATTGGAATCAACGATTTCCAGGGAAATCCGCCGTACGCAAAGCATGATGCGTTCAAAAAGGCTTATGCGGAGCTTCTCGATAAGCTCCGCAAGGCCCATCCGGGTGTCAGGTTCTTGCTGTTATCGACCAAGGTATGGCCCAACGATGACTTGACCCCGACTGTAAAGGCGATTTATGACGCCCAGAAGGCGGCTGGAAAGTCCGATTTGGAGTTTATGACGCTGACTACGGCAAATGTCGGACTCTTGGGACACCCCGACATACATTCGCATGAAGATATGACAAAGGCGATCCGATCCGTGGTTGGACGCCTTGGAAGATGGCTTTCTCGCTAA
- a CDS encoding cytochrome c produces the protein MKLARLASAGILALAAYGMLLGVSAFAEGDKPTEKTPAVQKPEPGSPGDTLTREDARMALLVYKLLDKDGKIKGANIERGKKLFMQNCRPCHGDDGRRFNFSLYYEKPAFIGDRAREEMPTFWHQINFGDKERGMEAYIDEFTLQELIDIAGFAQTLP, from the coding sequence ATGAAACTTGCTCGGTTGGCATCTGCGGGAATTTTGGCTCTAGCTGCATACGGAATGCTGCTGGGAGTTTCGGCATTTGCCGAGGGCGACAAGCCGACCGAAAAGACACCCGCAGTGCAAAAGCCCGAACCAGGTTCCCCTGGCGACACGCTCACGCGTGAAGATGCCCGCATGGCACTCCTCGTGTACAAGTTGCTCGACAAAGACGGCAAAATCAAGGGCGCCAACATTGAACGCGGCAAAAAGCTATTCATGCAAAACTGCAGACCCTGCCACGGCGACGACGGCAGGCGTTTCAACTTTTCGCTCTATTACGAAAAGCCCGCTTTTATTGGCGACCGCGCACGCGAAGAAATGCCCACCTTCTGGCACCAAATAAACTTTGGCGACAAGGAACGCGGCATGGAAGCCTACATCGATGAATTCACGTTGCAGGAACTCATCGACATTGCAGGCTTCGCCCAAACGTTGCCGTAA